In Methanococcoides sp. LMO-2, a single window of DNA contains:
- a CDS encoding cobaltochelatase subunit CobN, with protein MKKYSILALSILLLLAIAMPVVSAGSYDNMEVVANTTSDEYGNFCFIDVPNGEYTIVSLNNLYSPMTKTYVWYTNTSNLGVSGSDVVVDPLISRLDTSVDVDAVLGLFDRNEISGTTLKKGKYTNTVINDTNLVLMTDTGDFVANTTSDVNGNFSFSEIPNGKYTLASLNYLYSSMSKTYVWYTNTSNVEVSGSDVVVDPVVSSRDTSVDVDAVLGLLDRNEISGTTLKKGKYSNTIINDTNLILMTDTGDFVANTTSDVNGDFSFSEIPNGNYTLASLNYLYSSMSKTYVWYTNTSNVEVSGSDVVVDPVVSSRDTSVDVDAVLGLLERNEISGTTLKKGKYTNTIINNTTVILLKEKRAYSTPVANFSVDTTYGDCPLTVQFNDLSENATSWFWDFGDGFTSTEESPVHTYDSVGFFNVKLTATNPAGSDIDRKINLITSNLPEANKTKSILFLVLGAEEAYMTKQAVKDMGMEDYVDVYDSYRENRVEIIYTPFNDSIDMSKYDVVFITWKGGMSFLGANLKPQVQDMINETNPGTFVYDHNYDLEDFSNINYVNHTEHTYLEDYWMEQYDNNIVRLITYLSVVDLSEPFTNYTGSIRIEEPSMTPTNGIVNPDAGYEIFEDLESYLEWYSDDDGKHHVYNPENYTVGITFFAGHDGDLCDGVTEALIDELESRGINVIPAFRPGVIYDMSDAESYFKADNEWKVNAFIDVGMGVSSMSSSVWQTEALQEMNVPVINGIQYQGTITEWEESVSGQDGRFQYQIPIMEIGGEIESIVIGGKEYNEEMDAWTFQPIDYQMEWMVDRTVRWMDLQTIKEEDKRVAIIYYNHGKQGALVAANLDVAPSIPNFLSAMDEAGYDLDGMNLNRSEFLELVLQQGRNIGVWAPGELEYMVENYEVELLPVETYQEWFNELEPAARQSVIDTWGEAPGQGMVYENESGQYFVFPKIEVGNVLIAPQPTRGLTTNDTMLYHDQSVPPSHNYIAFYLWLNKEQAEGGFDTDAVVHFGRHGTQEWLEGKGVGLSVKECWPALLIQDMPVVYLYDVGGVGEGITAKRRGNAVMVDHLTAPVINSGLYGNLTQLHDAMHNYEEAEGSLKQEYKESIISHYEDLNLEHELGNSSDELYAMENETFDNFILYGPVHDYLHEISASYMPYGLHILGEDMSDEGLIAMVKSMLGNDFREHVNATGLCEDPDDLDPAHSPNILDTLLADVLVNGTEPMNVVIEQFGIDYTSGQYYADTTSNGSGVYDLQFVKDGKYTVYAFKEVSDGWLTGKEYVTIENGNVVPEIGINLSKNITGTSNPELEYVLEMVENVPEDEAGIGTISGQVCYPGMSGDLKPRSNSKVVLQADGKAIDMYVTGDDGNYTFTNLPDGEYVVSSIYQSTMSGKWYFDTKDAEIFEGDTNVLSLSMLVDNTNAQNVRSLLGEVSGTTTSNESSAVEPDCDVVIIRRLTDEQLTVVNDLYGAVGYSDALKASTTAELDSMINALDGKYIPPALGDDPTRSPDEVLPTGKNFFAFNPNIVPTKESWIMGKQLVDDFLEEWKANNGGEYPEKVGFVMWSSESMRHKGVMEAEIMYLLGVEPDYSSSGKVEGVKLIPEDELGRPRIDVVVTTTGVYRDNWKWQIQLMDRAVRLAADAEGINDNYVKEHSDTIYDALMATGNYGPSEASDLSMCRIFGPDDGSWGIGGLTNAVDASGSWTEEEKLANLYINSMSYAYGDNVWAFKDTEVFKNALADTEAVLFSRSGNSGRGSSSVVFDHTYEFFGGFGMAVRNVSGDTPDMFIVNLKDPNQAMTETLGAFLARDLRSTYWNPTWIEGMMQHDYVGASELDRMLEDFWGLNVMLPDEVTDDMWNEMYNIYMEDKYDLGLNEWYEAENPWAEQSMEARMIEAIRKGYWDASDEVLKDLVKRYAESMVENGVTCCHHTCGNIMFDNYVQGVMSVPGVVSPETIDKYTELMQDATHRYPETSRSSSSNTPSANIVNSTSTTTETDAKGYGTATEQAPATVDDNYVEGYEMTKETTSEEKASTSGFSGSDVVATAVVLIAVGTIIYGFRRQRL; from the coding sequence ATGAAAAAATATAGCATATTAGCTTTAAGTATACTTTTGTTGCTGGCAATTGCAATGCCAGTGGTATCGGCAGGAAGTTATGACAATATGGAAGTCGTTGCGAATACGACGAGTGATGAGTACGGAAATTTTTGTTTTATTGACGTTCCAAATGGGGAATATACTATTGTATCCCTCAATAACCTCTATTCACCAATGACAAAAACCTACGTATGGTACACTAATACAAGCAATTTAGGGGTTTCAGGTTCTGACGTAGTTGTAGATCCTCTAATAAGCAGGCTTGATACATCGGTAGATGTCGATGCAGTTCTTGGACTTTTTGACAGAAACGAAATTTCTGGTACCACATTAAAGAAAGGAAAATACACCAATACTGTAATTAATGATACAAATCTTGTTTTGATGACAGATACAGGAGACTTTGTTGCTAATACTACCAGCGATGTAAATGGTAATTTTAGTTTCAGTGAAATTCCCAATGGAAAATATACATTAGCTTCTCTCAATTATCTGTATTCCTCCATGAGCAAGACCTATGTATGGTACACTAATACAAGCAATGTGGAGGTTTCAGGTTCTGATGTAGTTGTAGATCCTGTTGTAAGCAGTAGAGATACATCAGTAGATGTCGATGCAGTTCTTGGACTTCTTGACAGAAACGAAATTTCTGGTACCACATTAAAGAAAGGAAAATACTCCAATACTATAATTAATGATACAAATCTTATCTTAATGACAGATACAGGAGACTTTGTTGCTAATACTACCAGCGATGTAAATGGTGATTTTAGTTTCAGTGAAATTCCTAATGGAAATTACACATTAGCTTCTCTCAATTATCTGTATTCCTCCATGAGCAAGACCTATGTATGGTACACTAATACAAGTAATGTGGAAGTTTCAGGTTCTGATGTAGTTGTAGATCCTGTTGTAAGCAGTAGAGATACATCAGTAGATGTCGATGCAGTTCTTGGACTTCTTGAAAGAAACGAAATTTCTGGTACTACATTAAAGAAAGGAAAATACACCAATACTATAATCAATAATACAACTGTCATTCTTCTTAAAGAAAAAAGAGCATATTCGACTCCAGTTGCTAATTTTTCAGTTGATACAACATACGGAGATTGTCCACTAACCGTCCAGTTCAATGATCTATCCGAAAATGCTACTTCTTGGTTCTGGGATTTCGGCGACGGTTTCACTTCTACAGAAGAAAGTCCTGTACACACCTATGATAGTGTTGGGTTTTTCAATGTAAAACTTACAGCAACTAATCCAGCAGGAAGTGACATTGATAGGAAAATCAACCTGATTACCAGCAATCTTCCAGAAGCAAATAAGACAAAGAGCATACTATTCCTTGTCCTTGGTGCTGAAGAGGCCTATATGACAAAGCAGGCTGTAAAAGACATGGGCATGGAAGATTATGTTGATGTTTATGACAGCTACCGTGAGAACAGGGTTGAGATCATCTATACACCATTCAATGATAGCATCGACATGAGCAAATATGACGTTGTTTTCATCACCTGGAAAGGAGGTATGAGTTTCCTGGGTGCAAATCTCAAACCACAAGTACAGGATATGATCAATGAGACAAATCCGGGAACATTTGTATATGACCACAATTATGACCTTGAGGATTTCAGCAACATCAATTATGTGAATCATACCGAACATACATATCTTGAAGACTATTGGATGGAACAGTATGACAACAACATCGTGCGTCTGATCACATACCTTTCAGTAGTTGATCTATCAGAACCTTTCACAAATTATACTGGATCAATCAGAATCGAAGAACCATCAATGACGCCAACAAATGGCATTGTTAACCCGGATGCAGGATATGAAATATTCGAAGATCTGGAATCTTATCTGGAATGGTATTCTGATGATGATGGAAAACATCATGTCTACAATCCTGAGAATTACACAGTAGGTATAACATTCTTTGCAGGACATGATGGAGACCTGTGTGATGGTGTTACTGAAGCACTTATAGATGAACTGGAATCAAGAGGAATTAACGTCATACCTGCATTCCGACCGGGTGTAATTTATGACATGAGTGATGCTGAATCATACTTCAAAGCTGACAATGAATGGAAGGTCAATGCATTTATTGATGTGGGAATGGGCGTATCAAGCATGTCATCTTCCGTATGGCAAACTGAAGCACTTCAGGAAATGAACGTGCCAGTTATCAACGGTATACAATATCAGGGTACTATCACAGAATGGGAAGAATCCGTAAGTGGTCAGGATGGAAGGTTCCAGTACCAGATTCCTATCATGGAAATCGGTGGTGAGATCGAGTCCATAGTCATCGGAGGAAAAGAATATAATGAGGAGATGGATGCCTGGACATTCCAACCAATTGATTACCAGATGGAATGGATGGTAGACCGTACCGTACGCTGGATGGATCTGCAAACAATCAAAGAAGAAGATAAGAGAGTTGCCATAATTTACTATAACCACGGTAAACAGGGTGCCTTGGTAGCTGCAAATCTCGATGTTGCACCGAGTATCCCTAACTTTTTAAGCGCAATGGATGAAGCAGGTTATGATTTAGATGGAATGAACCTAAACAGGTCTGAATTCCTTGAACTTGTACTCCAGCAGGGAAGAAATATCGGCGTCTGGGCTCCGGGTGAACTTGAATACATGGTCGAGAACTATGAAGTTGAACTTCTGCCTGTGGAAACATATCAGGAATGGTTCAATGAACTTGAACCTGCTGCACGCCAAAGTGTGATTGATACATGGGGAGAAGCTCCGGGCCAGGGTATGGTCTATGAAAATGAATCCGGCCAGTACTTCGTATTCCCAAAGATAGAGGTTGGAAACGTACTCATTGCACCACAACCAACACGTGGTCTTACAACAAATGATACAATGCTCTATCACGACCAATCAGTACCTCCATCGCACAACTACATAGCATTCTACCTGTGGTTGAACAAGGAACAGGCTGAAGGTGGATTTGATACCGATGCAGTCGTCCATTTCGGAAGACACGGTACACAGGAATGGCTGGAAGGTAAAGGAGTAGGACTCTCTGTAAAGGAATGCTGGCCAGCTCTCCTGATACAGGACATGCCTGTGGTTTACCTCTATGATGTTGGTGGTGTCGGAGAAGGTATTACCGCAAAGAGAAGAGGTAATGCAGTGATGGTGGACCACCTTACTGCACCAGTGATCAATTCAGGACTTTATGGAAACCTGACCCAGCTTCATGATGCAATGCATAATTATGAAGAGGCCGAAGGTTCTCTCAAGCAAGAATATAAGGAATCTATAATTAGTCACTATGAAGATCTAAACCTTGAGCATGAACTCGGAAATTCATCCGATGAACTCTATGCCATGGAAAATGAAACATTCGACAATTTCATCCTTTATGGCCCGGTACACGACTATCTGCACGAGATCTCAGCTTCATACATGCCTTATGGTCTTCACATACTTGGTGAGGATATGAGCGATGAAGGACTCATTGCAATGGTAAAATCAATGCTTGGAAATGACTTTAGGGAACATGTCAATGCAACAGGACTCTGTGAAGATCCTGACGATTTAGACCCTGCGCACTCTCCGAATATTCTTGACACATTGCTGGCTGATGTTTTGGTCAATGGAACTGAACCAATGAATGTTGTGATTGAACAGTTTGGTATCGACTATACATCCGGACAATATTATGCAGATACAACATCCAATGGATCCGGAGTGTATGATCTTCAATTTGTAAAGGATGGAAAGTACACAGTCTATGCGTTTAAAGAAGTTTCAGATGGATGGTTAACCGGAAAAGAATATGTAACGATTGAAAATGGTAATGTTGTCCCTGAGATTGGTATTAATCTTTCAAAGAACATAACCGGAACCTCAAATCCAGAACTTGAATATGTCCTGGAAATGGTTGAGAATGTTCCAGAAGATGAAGCCGGTATTGGTACAATATCCGGACAGGTTTGTTATCCGGGAATGAGCGGTGACCTCAAGCCCAGATCAAATTCTAAAGTAGTATTACAAGCAGACGGTAAAGCAATAGATATGTATGTCACCGGTGATGACGGAAATTATACTTTCACAAACCTGCCTGATGGGGAATACGTTGTATCTTCAATCTACCAAAGTACAATGAGTGGAAAGTGGTACTTTGATACAAAAGATGCAGAAATATTTGAAGGTGATACAAATGTCCTTAGTCTTTCAATGTTAGTAGACAATACTAACGCACAGAATGTCAGGTCCTTGCTTGGTGAAGTTTCCGGTACCACCACTTCAAACGAATCATCCGCAGTTGAACCGGACTGTGATGTTGTGATCATCAGGCGTCTCACTGATGAGCAACTAACCGTTGTAAATGATCTCTACGGTGCAGTGGGATACTCAGACGCATTAAAAGCATCTACGACTGCTGAACTCGACAGTATGATCAATGCCCTTGATGGAAAGTATATACCACCAGCATTGGGCGATGATCCTACAAGAAGCCCTGATGAAGTACTTCCTACAGGAAAGAACTTCTTCGCATTCAACCCGAACATTGTTCCAACAAAGGAATCTTGGATTATGGGCAAGCAGCTCGTTGATGACTTCCTGGAAGAATGGAAGGCAAACAATGGTGGAGAATATCCTGAGAAAGTCGGATTTGTTATGTGGTCCTCTGAATCCATGAGACATAAAGGAGTCATGGAAGCTGAAATAATGTATCTGCTGGGTGTTGAACCAGACTATAGTTCATCCGGCAAGGTAGAAGGAGTTAAGCTCATTCCAGAAGACGAACTTGGCAGACCAAGGATCGATGTAGTTGTCACGACAACAGGTGTCTATCGTGACAACTGGAAATGGCAGATCCAACTTATGGACAGGGCAGTAAGACTTGCAGCAGATGCAGAAGGCATCAATGACAACTACGTCAAAGAACATTCAGATACGATCTATGATGCACTTATGGCAACAGGTAACTACGGCCCATCCGAAGCCAGCGATCTTTCAATGTGCAGGATATTTGGACCGGACGATGGAAGCTGGGGTATCGGTGGCCTAACCAATGCAGTTGATGCAAGTGGAAGCTGGACCGAGGAAGAGAAACTTGCAAACCTTTACATCAACTCTATGAGTTACGCCTATGGTGACAATGTCTGGGCTTTCAAGGATACTGAAGTATTCAAGAATGCACTTGCAGACACTGAGGCTGTTTTGTTCAGTAGAAGTGGTAATTCCGGTCGTGGAAGCAGCAGTGTGGTCTTTGACCACACCTACGAGTTCTTTGGTGGTTTTGGAATGGCAGTCAGGAATGTCTCTGGCGACACTCCAGACATGTTCATTGTGAACCTTAAAGATCCAAACCAGGCAATGACAGAAACACTTGGTGCTTTCCTTGCAAGGGATCTACGCTCCACATACTGGAACCCTACATGGATCGAAGGCATGATGCAACACGATTATGTCGGTGCCAGTGAGCTTGATCGTATGCTTGAGGACTTCTGGGGGCTTAACGTAATGCTTCCGGACGAGGTTACAGATGACATGTGGAACGAAATGTATAACATCTACATGGAAGACAAATACGACCTCGGACTGAATGAGTGGTACGAAGCCGAAAACCCCTGGGCAGAGCAGTCAATGGAAGCAAGGATGATCGAGGCAATTCGTAAAGGATACTGGGATGCATCGGATGAAGTGCTCAAAGACCTTGTTAAAAGATACGCTGAATCAATGGTCGAGAATGGCGTCACATGTTGTCATCATACATGTGGAAACATTATGTTCGATAATTATGTTCAGGGCGTAATGTCAGTACCTGGTGTTGTTTCACCGGAAACCATTGACAAATATACTGAGTTGATGCAGGATGCAACACATCGCTATCCTGAAACCTCAAGAAGCAGTAGTTCGAACACACCTTCTGCAAACATTGTCAATAGTACAAGCACAACCACAGAAACTGATGCTAAGGGTTATGGTACTGCCACAGAACAGGCACCTGCAACAGTGGATGACAACTATGTGGAAGGATATGAGATGACAAAGGAAACAACTTCTGAAGAGAAGGCATCAACAAGTGGATTCTCAGGATCCGATGTTGTTGCTACAGCAGTTGTTCTCATTGCTGTAGGAACTATCATCTACGGATTCCGCAGGCAAAGACTCTAA
- a CDS encoding alpha/beta hydrolase codes for MAKTKQNQTRSKSTFLKRHNNVVLLIGFSLLLVGFYGVFYSGQEDPWTMTDDGLLSYPEREELDYSVISVDDSNPGYVLKTITYTSRETEVDSLLTIPATDGNNSDPVPAVVILPGAGVTKEDEHSLSVLLADMGYASIVIDQRNLGAINVENDIMLFRNGAEPIQFLMVYDALMASDVLRDQPGIDDSKIAMLGSSNGGRFAIIATSIDDSISGVAGISTSGYDSDSLNREDVVDQAAYDFFISIDPDNYLDGISPRPFVMIHSLNDSIIPYDLALKTFEKGDEPKSFGTVDGESHGYTDAMYSHLESGLEEIFA; via the coding sequence ATGGCTAAAACCAAACAAAATCAAACCAGATCAAAGAGCACATTCCTTAAACGTCACAATAACGTTGTACTCCTTATCGGTTTTTCACTGCTACTCGTAGGCTTTTACGGTGTCTTCTACAGTGGCCAGGAAGATCCATGGACAATGACAGATGACGGCCTTCTGTCCTATCCTGAGCGCGAAGAACTTGATTATTCTGTTATTAGTGTTGATGATTCAAACCCCGGTTATGTCTTGAAGACCATCACATACACAAGCAGGGAGACAGAGGTTGATTCCCTTTTGACGATCCCTGCAACCGATGGCAATAACAGCGATCCTGTACCTGCTGTTGTGATCCTGCCGGGTGCAGGAGTTACCAAGGAGGACGAGCACAGTCTTTCCGTACTACTGGCAGATATGGGCTATGCATCTATTGTCATCGACCAGCGTAATCTTGGTGCGATAAATGTTGAAAATGACATCATGCTTTTCAGGAACGGTGCTGAACCGATACAGTTCCTTATGGTCTATGATGCCCTGATGGCCTCCGATGTACTGCGTGACCAGCCTGGGATCGATGATTCGAAGATCGCAATGCTGGGTTCAAGCAACGGAGGCAGGTTCGCGATCATTGCAACCTCTATCGATGATTCCATCTCTGGTGTAGCTGGTATAAGCACAAGCGGTTACGACTCTGATTCTCTTAATCGGGAAGATGTCGTTGATCAGGCAGCGTATGACTTCTTCATATCCATTGATCCTGACAACTATCTGGATGGAATATCTCCACGTCCGTTTGTGATGATCCATTCTCTTAACGATAGCATCATTCCTTATGATCTTGCTTTGAAGACTTTTGAGAAAGGCGATGAGCCTAAGTCATTCGGAACCGTGGATGGTGAATCCCATGGTTATACTGATGCAATGTATTCTCATCTGGAAAGTGGTCTGGAAGAGATCTTTGCTTAA
- the cdhD gene encoding CO dehydrogenase/acetyl-CoA synthase subunit delta → MSNKMKLSGLTDLLKDLDVDSLEGVTIEGDIELDISGGGGLNPAMAYALGHEAAQISLHVANIARMLGYPIDQLFAASMGGFPQAPIAGQSRIEELIPSKFDVAKMSEWATPIQEVTLGATSADGGSRKNTITLGGENALPYYFDAEMPHRNYVTMDVFDMPIGMAKAVKGNYEDVINDPAEWAKKVVRDFNADMVTIHLISTDPLINDTPAREAAKVVEDVLQAVDVPIVIGGSGNPQKDPEVLEKAAEVAEGERVLLASASLNLDYERVAKAATDYGHAVLSWTQLEINAQKELNRKLMKQCGVPRDSIVMDPTTAALGYGLDYAYTNMERIRLAALMGDDELTFPMSSGTTNAWGARESWMKESPLSQDSDWGPREYRGPIWEIVTGLTLSLAGNDMFMMMHPTSVQVLKEITQTLYGSIEADEIDITNWIGAEV, encoded by the coding sequence ATGTCAAATAAGATGAAATTATCAGGTCTTACTGATCTTCTCAAAGACCTTGATGTCGATTCACTCGAAGGAGTTACTATCGAGGGAGACATCGAGCTTGATATCAGTGGAGGCGGAGGTCTTAATCCTGCTATGGCCTATGCACTTGGTCATGAGGCAGCACAGATCTCATTACATGTCGCAAATATCGCAAGGATGCTGGGATACCCTATTGACCAGCTTTTCGCTGCGTCCATGGGCGGCTTCCCACAGGCACCTATCGCTGGCCAGTCCAGGATAGAGGAGCTTATTCCTTCAAAGTTCGATGTCGCAAAGATGAGCGAGTGGGCAACTCCTATCCAGGAAGTGACCCTTGGTGCCACATCAGCAGATGGCGGTTCCAGGAAGAACACCATCACCCTTGGTGGCGAGAATGCACTTCCTTACTACTTCGATGCTGAGATGCCACACCGCAACTACGTTACAATGGATGTCTTCGATATGCCTATCGGAATGGCAAAAGCTGTTAAGGGCAACTATGAAGATGTTATCAACGACCCTGCAGAATGGGCAAAGAAGGTCGTACGTGACTTCAACGCAGACATGGTCACAATACACCTTATCTCAACAGATCCACTTATCAACGACACTCCTGCAAGGGAAGCAGCAAAGGTCGTAGAGGATGTCCTCCAGGCAGTTGACGTACCGATCGTCATCGGTGGTTCAGGTAACCCACAGAAGGACCCTGAGGTCCTTGAAAAGGCAGCTGAGGTCGCAGAAGGCGAGCGCGTGCTTCTTGCATCCGCAAGTCTCAACCTTGATTACGAAAGGGTTGCAAAGGCTGCAACAGACTACGGTCACGCAGTGCTTTCCTGGACACAGCTTGAGATCAACGCTCAGAAGGAGCTTAACAGGAAGCTCATGAAGCAGTGTGGAGTCCCAAGGGACAGCATCGTAATGGACCCGACAACCGCAGCTCTTGGTTACGGTCTGGACTATGCTTACACTAACATGGAGCGCATAAGGCTTGCAGCTCTCATGGGCGATGATGAACTTACATTCCCAATGTCCTCCGGTACAACCAATGCATGGGGTGCCCGTGAGTCATGGATGAAGGAATCACCACTCAGCCAGGATTCCGACTGGGGTCCACGTGAGTACAGAGGTCCTATCTGGGAGATCGTCACAGGTCTTACACTCTCACTTGCAGGAAATGACATGTTCATGATGATGCATCCAACATCTGTACAGGTACTCAAGGAGATCACACAGACACTCTACGGTTCCATTGAGGCAGATGAGATCGACATTACCAACTGGATCGGAGCGGAGGTGTGA
- the acsC gene encoding acetyl-CoA decarbonylase/synthase complex subunit gamma: MKINSPLEAYKFLPGTNCGECGETSCMAFASHLIDRSKKATDCIPLVSDEKYKKKYAELEALLAPEIREVVIGVGEKAVSIGGDDVLHRHKLTFFNKTAFAYDVWDTMDEKDLVERVNKIQDFKKFYVGDFLTLDMIAVRSISDDPAKFAAAVKKVMETTDFPMVLCSFNPEVLKAGLEVAAEKRPLLYAANKDNWQDVAALAQEYNVPVTVFAPNDLDMLKSLAKTFSENGIEDVVLDPGTFPTGKGLRTTFQNFLKIRRAGINGDRDIAFPIMAVPLTAWMAHDDEVSASYWETVVASVFTVKYGDIMILHSIEGYAQLPEVHIRDTIYTDPRKPVTVDPGVYEVGSPTADSPLLVTTNFALTYYTVESDLSSNGIDCYLTAIDTDGIGVEAAVAGGQLTAAKIKKGLDEAGFDMKEKLNNNVVVLPGLAARLQGDVEDETGAAVMIGPADSGRLPGWMEQNWPPQK; encoded by the coding sequence ATGAAAATAAACAGCCCTCTTGAAGCTTACAAGTTCCTTCCGGGCACCAACTGTGGTGAGTGTGGCGAAACATCCTGTATGGCATTTGCATCCCACCTTATTGACAGGTCAAAGAAAGCTACTGACTGTATCCCTCTTGTATCCGATGAGAAATACAAGAAGAAGTATGCTGAGCTTGAAGCACTTCTTGCACCTGAGATCAGGGAAGTTGTGATCGGTGTCGGTGAAAAGGCAGTTAGTATCGGTGGCGATGATGTATTACACCGCCATAAACTTACATTCTTCAACAAGACAGCATTCGCATATGATGTCTGGGACACCATGGACGAGAAGGACCTTGTTGAAAGGGTAAACAAGATACAGGACTTCAAGAAATTCTATGTCGGAGATTTCCTGACACTTGACATGATCGCAGTGCGCAGCATTTCAGACGATCCTGCAAAGTTCGCAGCAGCAGTAAAGAAAGTAATGGAAACCACTGATTTCCCAATGGTACTCTGTTCATTCAACCCTGAAGTTCTCAAAGCAGGACTTGAGGTAGCAGCAGAGAAGAGACCACTTCTTTATGCAGCCAACAAGGACAACTGGCAGGATGTTGCAGCTCTTGCACAGGAATACAATGTTCCTGTGACAGTGTTCGCACCAAACGATCTTGACATGCTCAAGTCACTTGCCAAGACATTCTCAGAAAATGGTATTGAGGATGTTGTCCTCGATCCGGGAACATTCCCAACAGGAAAGGGTCTGAGAACAACCTTCCAGAACTTCCTGAAGATCAGAAGGGCAGGCATCAACGGTGACCGTGACATTGCATTCCCAATTATGGCAGTGCCTCTTACAGCATGGATGGCACACGATGACGAGGTCAGTGCATCCTACTGGGAAACCGTTGTTGCATCAGTGTTCACTGTCAAGTACGGTGATATCATGATACTCCACAGTATCGAGGGATACGCACAGCTTCCGGAAGTTCACATCCGTGACACCATCTACACCGACCCACGTAAGCCGGTAACAGTAGATCCGGGAGTCTATGAGGTAGGTTCACCAACAGCAGATTCGCCTCTGCTTGTCACAACCAACTTCGCCCTTACATACTACACTGTAGAGAGTGACCTGTCATCCAATGGCATTGACTGTTACCTCACAGCTATCGACACCGACGGTATTGGTGTGGAAGCTGCTGTAGCAGGCGGTCAGCTTACAGCTGCAAAGATCAAGAAAGGACTCGATGAAGCAGGCTTCGACATGAAGGAGAAGCTCAACAACAATGTAGTTGTACTTCCGGGACTTGCAGCACGTCTCCAGGGCGATGTGGAAGACGAGACTGGTGCCGCTGTTATGATCGGTCCGGCAGATTCAGGAAGACTTCCTGGCTGGATGGAACAGAACTGGCCACCACAGAAATAA
- a CDS encoding NAD(P)/FAD-dependent oxidoreductase, whose protein sequence is MKDRYDVIVVGAGPAGSIAATTAARKGLSVLLVEKRQEIGAPIRCAEGVSKLRLQQHIEPDEKWICSEVNGAHIIAPNGITITMSEENAGSEVGYVLDRKVFDRALAEQSAEAGAEVLVKARVTGLIIENGTVCGVKLMYHGEVHTIRSSIVIGADGVESKVGRWAGIDTSLKLSQIETCAQFLVSGSGIDQNFCYFYIGNEVAPAGYVWLFPKGNDLANVGIGILGNRSGSRRSIELLTDFLEKNIPEGRIIERVAGAVPASGPIEKTIANGLMLVGDAARQSDPFTGGGISNAMDAGMMAAEVAAKAIAAGDVSEKMLQEYETCWRETIGNDIRNSLIVNDTFFNLSDEDLNCLAESVKDVDFDKMDFIVLVSALFKSNKKLLWNLRPLFTQKLKQKFSAKGIFKK, encoded by the coding sequence ATGAAAGACCGGTATGATGTGATCGTTGTAGGAGCCGGACCGGCTGGTTCGATAGCAGCAACCACTGCTGCAAGAAAAGGACTTTCCGTTCTTCTTGTTGAGAAGCGACAGGAGATAGGTGCACCTATTAGGTGTGCCGAAGGTGTAAGCAAACTTCGTCTTCAACAGCACATTGAACCGGATGAGAAATGGATCTGCTCTGAAGTTAATGGTGCACACATCATAGCTCCCAATGGTATTACCATTACGATGTCCGAGGAGAATGCCGGCTCAGAGGTTGGTTATGTCCTTGACAGGAAGGTCTTTGACCGTGCACTTGCAGAGCAAAGTGCAGAAGCCGGGGCTGAAGTACTTGTAAAGGCAAGGGTGACCGGGCTTATCATTGAGAATGGCACTGTATGCGGTGTAAAACTGATGTATCATGGTGAGGTGCATACAATTCGCTCCAGCATTGTCATTGGTGCAGACGGAGTTGAATCCAAAGTTGGCAGGTGGGCAGGTATCGATACTTCCCTGAAACTTTCACAGATCGAAACATGTGCACAGTTCCTTGTAAGTGGCTCAGGTATAGATCAGAATTTCTGTTATTTTTACATTGGAAATGAGGTTGCACCTGCGGGATATGTCTGGTTGTTCCCAAAAGGTAACGATCTCGCCAATGTTGGTATCGGCATACTCGGGAACCGCTCCGGCAGCAGGAGATCGATTGAACTGCTGACTGATTTTTTGGAGAAGAACATACCTGAAGGCAGGATCATTGAACGTGTGGCTGGTGCAGTTCCTGCAAGTGGTCCTATTGAAAAGACTATTGCAAATGGTTTGATGCTTGTAGGTGATGCTGCAAGACAATCCGATCCCTTTACAGGAGGCGGCATCAGTAATGCTATGGATGCTGGAATGATGGCAGCAGAGGTTGCAGCAAAAGCGATCGCTGCAGGCGATGTCTCCGAGAAGATGCTTCAGGAATATGAAACATGCTGGCGCGAGACCATCGGAAATGATATCAGGAACAGCCTGATCGTGAATGACACGTTCTTCAATCTATCGGATGAGGACCTGAACTGTCTTGCTGAATCTGTTAAAGACGTGGATTTCGACAAGATGGATTTCATAGTGCTTGTCTCTGCTTTGTTCAAGAGCAACAAGAAGCTTCTCTGGAACCTGAGGCCATTGTTCACCCAGAAGCTGAAGCAGAAGTTTTCTGCAAAGGGTATTTTCAAAAAATGA